Genomic DNA from Fodinicurvata sp. EGI_FJ10296:
TTCGACCGTCGCGCTTTCGCCGTCCGCGGCCCGATCGACGACGAACGCGACGTCATGGCCGTCGACCTGGAGGACGCCTTCGCTGTCCGTGCCATTCCACCCGTCGAAGCCGAACACGGCGCCATCGAGTTGATCGAAGGTCACGACCGCACGATTCAGGGTGTCCCCGTCATCGCCATGGCCCAGCGAAACACGCGGCGAGGTCGAGACCGTTTCCAGGTTTTCGATGAAGACCGGATCGACGTTCAGCCGGAATACGAGGTCGTTGAAGTCGCTGTCGCCGCCGGGACGAGCCAGATCCTCGAACCCGATCAACAGTTCACCGGTATCGACGCCCCAGGCATCCAGTTCGCCGCGGTCCTCGCCGACGACGCCACTCATGGCCTGCTGCTTGTTCGACGTGTTCAGGCCCAGCGTGTCGCCGTTGGCGGCCGTGTGGAAAACGTCGTTGGAGACGGTCCCGCTGCGGGCATTGCCGTGATCGTCGACATAGTCGAAGGTCAGGCGCGGCGTGCCTGCCTCGCCGCTGACTTTCGCCGGGTTGCCATCGGCGTCCCTGAACGAGAGAGCCGCCCGGCCGCTCTCCATCGCTTCACGGAAGTCGCGGTTGTTGTTGCCGTTGGAAACGAGAAAGAAGCCGAAGGAATCGCCGGCCGAAAGGTTGGCCAACTCTACCGTGCTCTGGCCCGGCACCAGATCGCCGCCCTGATTGATGCCGCCATAGATGCGGTTGATGGCGGCCAGCTGGTCGGCGTCGGCGCCCTGATCCTGCCATGCCTTGAGCACGTCGGCCTTGTTGGCTCCGGACGCATTCTCCCAGATCATCGACACGTCGCTGATCGTGCCGTCTTCACCGATCTTGTAGTAGCCGAGCGCGTTCTTGTGACCGGCACCCTCGCCGACAAAGGTCACGCTGACCGGAAAATCCTGCTCCAGCGACAGGTTGTTGATCTTCTTGGTACCGTTTATGTACTCCGGATTGACGTGGCTGCGCTCGCCGCTGAACGGGTCCAGATACTCCCATGTCTCCGATTCGTCCGGCGGGTTCAGCATTTCACCGGCGGAATCGAACACGATCAGCCCGCTGCTGGCGTTGATCTCGGGGCGGAACGCGACCGGGTCCGGTGCATCAGGCACGGTCATCTGTACGGGCTGTCCCGCGCCAGCCAGTCCGATGGCCGGCCCATCGGCCAAAGCCGGAATGGCGAACATGCCGTAGTCCGGCGCCGATGCACTATCGGCGAAAAGATCCGGCGTATCCGGCACCGACAGCGCGGTTGCCTGCCAGGACGGCAGATCGGCAATCTCCAGATCCGAGGGGCTGAACGACCGGCTTTGGATGGCCGAAGGTGTCCAGACCGCAGGCGACGCGACAGTGGCGGCAAACGGCGCCACGCCGTCGAGGCCGCTCAGCGTCGTTTCACCCAGTGCATCCGGGCCCACCGGTACCGGTCCGGGAGCATCCAACGCCGGCAGTTCGTCGAAGCCGGGAAGTTCGGGAACTGCGGCGGCGGCGTCAGGTTGCGGGCGATCCGGCACCGCTGCCGATCCATCAGCAGGCGTGTTCGGGCCGTCATCCGGGCCGGTGCCTGCGGGCGGCGGAACGTCTGCAGCCGGTATGCCGCTGTCCTGCCGAAGGTCAGCATTAGAAGCCGCCGCTCCGCTGCGGCCGGCATCGCCCCTGTTCTCGCTTTCCCTCGCTGCGGATGTCAGGGTGTCGATGGTGCCGCTGTCGCCGGGCTCGATCCCCGACTCAATACCCGATTCAAGACCGGGCGCCGTCGTCGTGGAGAACCGGGCACCGGTCCCGACATCGCCCCCGACGGCAGCCCCGAGATCCGGGTCGACGAACCCCAGGGGGTCGGCCGGATAACCAGCGCCACGGGCGGTCGTCGGTGTGTCCGTGGCCGATCCCGTTACACCCTCGGGGGGCGCGGGCACGGCGGCCGGATCAGGATCCTCGCCATGCAGGACCTGGAGGGTTTCCAGCCGGGCATCATTGACGCTGACCGAAACGCCGCCAGCGTCGTTGGTCTCGGCCGCCGGTTTCAACGCCGCTCGCGACAGAGCTGTCAGCTCGTCGTTGATCACGTCGTCCGTCAGTTGCGCGCCGTCCTGCTGCTCCGCCATGAGCCCCTCCGTCCTTCATCGACCGGTCAGTCGCCGATCGGGATATGCGAGGATCGCCGTGCACCAGCGCCGGCCGATCCGATCAATCAAATCTGGTTTCAATCGACAGAGCGGACACAATTAATTCTATAATAAGTTGCAGTTAATGCGGTGGACCCGGCCGCAGCTGGCGCCGACACCGCTCTACAGACTGCCGAGGAAACGTTAACAAGGTGTTGATACGGTCCATCGGGATACCCGCCGCTGGAAAAGGCAGCTGAATCCCTTATGTTATTGAGGGACGCGGGGGCGTGACTGCATTTCCGGGAGGATGAACGATGACGAAGGCCGCACTAGTCGCCCTGATGACCGCCACTATCGTCGTGGCCGGCGGTTGTACGACCAATCAGCAACGGCTGAGCGGTGCCGCGACAGGCGCGGCTGGCGGCGCTGTAATCGCCGGACCGATCGGCGCCGCTGTGGGTGGTGTCGGCGGCGCGCTTGCCGCACCGACGGTCGTCCGCGAAACGCGATGACCGGACCGTTCCGATCCACCCTTGGCCTGTTCAGTCCTGCGGGGCCGATCTATGCCTGTGGAGGACGAAAACGATCCAGGGCCGCAAACGCCGACTCATAGGGCGCAAATCGGTCCATCTGGTCGTTCTTCTCAGCCATCGTGGCCGGTTCCTGTTCGCCGTCGGAGTCGGCGTGCGGGCCGACAAACCCCATGATCGGGCCGACGGCCTCGCGGGGTGATCCGTCGGCTCGCGGCCGGTTGATCACGGCGTCTACGATGCGCCGGAACGCGGACTCGGCCTCAACGGCCGGAAGGATGAAAAACCGCCAGTCATCCGGCGTCTCGCGCTTGCCCACCGGCCGTGCCGGCGTGGCGAGCACCAGGAAATCGGCCTGGGCCTGCGGCGCGGCTGCACGGTTGACGATGGGCGCACCGTCGCGGACGCTTTCCGTCACACTGCCCCCGGACACCCAGCCATAGCGATTGGTGGCCGTCACCGCGAGCTGGGCCTCCCGCTCTCCGTTGATGATATGCAGATCGACGTTGTCGCTGAGTGGCGCATCGACCGTCGGCAGGACCGTCCAGCCCCGCGATTCCAGGGCGTCGGTCACCGCGTCAATACCGGCCGACGCGAGCGCCTTCTGCCAACCTGTCTGTTTTCCCGCGCTGCTCTTCGCCAAGGCCGTAACCCTTCCTGATTGTTCGCCTGATTTCTCGATTGCACGCCGATCATCCTGCACATGGATATCGGCCGCGGCTATCCCAAGGCCCCTCATACCGGACCCGCGCCAACCACGGAAGAGGGATCACCCCGAATACTCCCGCCCGATACTCCCGCCCGCCCCCCGGAAAGACGCAGCGGCGCAGACGAACCGCATGCCGACAAATGCGCGGGAATATGTCATTCTCGCCGCAACGACTGCCACGACCGAACTGGAACCATCAATGCGTATCGCCCTTGCCGGATTCAACCTGGAATCCGTCAGTTTTCTGCCCTCCGAAACCAGTATCGCCGATTTCGAGCATTTCGAAGCCAAAGGCGATGCCATCATTCCCCGATTCCGGGGCACCAACACGGTCATGGGCGGATTCATCGACGCCTGCGACGCGGCCGGGGCCGAGATGCTGCCCATCGTCCAGACCGAGGCCGGCGCCCGCGGTTCGGCGTCGGAGGCCGCTTTCAAGCATTACGCCTCGATGATCGTCGACGCGATCCGGGCCGAGGCCGGGCGGCTGGACGGCGTGCTGCTGCACCTGCACGGTGCGCTGACCACCCCCAGCCGCACCGACCCGGACGGCGACATCGTCGCCATGGTGCGCGCCGCCATCGGCCCGGACATGCCGATGATGCTAGCGCTCGACTACCACGCCAACATCGATGCCGCGTCGATCGGCGGCGCCGACGCGACCTTCGGCTATCACTACTCGCCCCATATCGACATGGGCGAGACCGGGCGCCGCGCCGGAAACTGCCTGGTCCGGACGCTGCGGGGCGAGATCAGGCCGACAACGGCGATCGTCAAGCCGGGCCTGATGGTGCCCAGCATTCTCAGCGCCACCGGACTGCACCCATTGGCCGAATTCGTCGAACAGTCGCTGCGCCTGCCGGCCGAGGACGCCCGCATCATCGATGCCACCGTGTTCGCCGGATTTTCCTATGCCGATGTGCCGAACTGCGGGTTCTCGGTCGTCGTTGTCACCGATGGCGATCCCGACCTGGCGCACCGAACCGCACTGACGCTGTCGGACAAAATTTTCCAGGCGCGCGAGGCGCTTTACAAACCGGGTTTCGCAATGGAGATGGCCACCGGCGTCGACCACGCACTTGCCGTGGCCGCCACGGCCGACGCACCGGTGGTGATCCTGGAACATGCCGACCGGATGAACGACAGCACCCACATCCTCCGCACGCTGGTCGAGCGCGGCGCCAAGGGTGTTGCCGTTCCCTATCTTTGGGACGCCGAAACCGCCCGCGACGCCTGCGCTCTCGGTACCGGCAGCGTGGGCAGGTTCATGGTCGGCGGCAAGTCCGACCCTCGCGCCGGCGGACCTGTCCTGATGGAAGCAGAAATTCTGTGGGCGGGACACAAGCAGTATATCGGCACGGGACCGTTGCGCAAAGACAGCCCGGTCGATCTCGGCTGTACCGCCGTTCTGCGCAGCGGCGGCATCACCGTCAGCGTGACCGAGGTGCCGACGACCGCCATTGACGAGGACCCGTTCCGGCAGTTCGGCATGGCGCCGGGAGATTTCGACATCGTTGTCCTGCGATCGAAAACCCATTTCCGCGCCATCTGGGAGCCGATCGCCGCTGAAATCGTCATCGTAGACACACCGGACTGGGGACCGGCGGACCTTCTGTCGCTGCCCTATCGGCATGTGCCGAAAACTGCTTATCCGTTCTCGGCGGCTGGCTCCTGAGGGCTGCGGCGCTGTGCGGGCAGGAACTCACGCGATGACGATGGGTTCGCAGACCACGCGGCGGATCGGATCGTTCGGGTCGATCGCGGTCCAGGTATTCGGCCTGGTCAGAACGGTTGTGTCTCCCGGCTCGACCGCATCGAGACGTTGCGGGTTCACGCAATCATAGATCTGCCGCTGAAGGACCATCGACCCGAACCGCTGCACCAGCATCACATCCACGACAGCGAGGGACGGAGAGTCTGCCGGACGGACGATGGTGGCACGATCGACGGCGGCAAAGCGCTTGACCGGGGGCGCGATCAGTGTCCAGGGCTCAAACGGGCTGGCGCCGGTAGCCGTTTCCACGACGATCACACTGGCGGGCAAGGTCCGGGCGACCGATCGAAACCATGTGTAGTCGGTCCAGACATGGAAAACGAGCATCGCAATGCCGGCGCCGATGATCGGCAACCATCCCGCAGTGGGCTTTGCTACCATCCGTCTGAACGCAATAACCAGAATGGCGGCCACGATACCAATCGATACCGTACTCAGAATTGTCAGCAGCATCGTTCGCATGCCTCGGTTCGGCGCCGCGAGGGGGCGGTGTTTTCTTGGTGCGCCTGTGGCCCCCGAGATAGACCTCGTGATAGCCACAAGGAAGTTACCACGTCGAACGGCCGATTCGAGGCCAAATATTTGGATGCTGAGCGTCATCGGCGTTCCGACGTTGCCAAGCCCGCCGACCATGGGCACCATCAGGCTGAATCAGACATCCATATTCAGGAGCCCCGGCCCTTGTCAGCATCGACCCCATCGCCCGACAGCCACCCTGGAAGCGCATTGTCGGCTGTCCGCCAGCCGATCCTTGACCTGCCGAAAAGCGGCATTCTCGATGTCGTGGACTATGCGCGCGGCCGCGACGACATCCTGGCGCTCTGGTTCGGCGAAGGCGACCTGCCGACTCCATCCTTTATCTGCGACGGAGCGTCGCGCGCCATGGCCGAGGGTCATACATTCTATACATGGCAGCGCGGCATCCCGCCACTGCGCGACGCCCTGTCGTCCTATCTCGGCCGGTTGCATGCCCAGCCGGTGCCCGTCGACCGGATCACGGTGACGACATCCGGCATGGCAGCGATCATGATCACGATGACTGCCCTGGTCGGTCCCGGCGACGGCGTCGCCGTCGTCAGCCCGGTCTGGCCGAACGTCTTCGCCGCGGCAGAGATCGCCGGCGCCCGGGTCACATCGATCCCGGCTGAACGGGAGCCGTCGGGCCACTGGACTCTGGATCTGGACCGGCTGTTCGCCGCCTGCGATGCCGATCCGTCGATCAAGGCGATCTTTCTCAATTCGCCCTGCAATCCCACCGGCTGGGTCTGTCCGGCGGCGGACATCGCGCGTCTGCTTGACTACGCCCGACGGCGCGGCCTCTGGATCATCGCCGACGAGGTCTATGGCCGCTTCACCTACGACACGGTCAGTGGATCACCGGCCGCCACCGCGCCAAGCTTTCTGGACATCGCCGATCCTGAGGACCGTCTGATCGTCGTCAACACCTTCTCCAAGAACTGGTGCATGACCGGATGGCGTATCGGCTGGATGGTCACGCCGGCATCGTTGGGGCCGACCCTGGAAAAGCTCGTTCAATTCTCGACGTCCGGCACCGCACCGTTCCTGCAGTATGGCGCGCTGACCGCTCTTTGTGACGGCGAAGACTTTTTCCAGGACCTGCTCGCCCGCTGCGCCGCTGCCCGGCATACCGTCGTTGACACGCTCGCAGGCCTGCCGTCCGTTGACCTGGCGGCGCCGATGGGCGGATTTTACGCGTTCTTCCGTGTCGCGGGAGAACCGGACAGCGCCCGGCTGGCCAAACGGCTCATCGATGATGCCGGTGTCGGGCTGGCCCCCGGTGTGGCTTTCGGGCCCGGCGGCGAGGACTATCTGCGGCTGTGCTTTGCCGGGTCGCCCGATCTGGTCGCACGGGCGACGAAACGGCTGGCGGACGCTCTCAGCTGACCGCCGGCCCGGCGCGGGAAGCATTCAGGCCGGCCCCACCGTGCCCTCTGGCCGGTCGCGCGGCGGGGCCGCGACGGTCATCAAGATGGCGCCGCCCGCCGCCAACGCCAGGACGATCGTGGCCATCCCCGCCCGCTGGCTCTGAAACAGGCTGGTGGCAACGCCGTACATCACAGGCCCGATGAACGAGATTGACTTGCCGGCAAGGGCATAGAGGCCGAACATTTCCGTCTCCATGCCCTTTGGCGCCATTCTTGCCATCATGGATCGGCTGGCCGCCTGCGTCGGACCGACGAAGGTTCCAAGTGCCAGCGCCAGTACGATGAACAGTGTCGCATCGGAGATGGCCAGAATCGTAATCCCGAGGCCCACCAGCGCCGACAGCGCGACCAGGATCGTCGGCTTGGGTCCAACCCAGTCATCGATGAAGGCGAAACCGGCCGCGCCCAGTCCCGCTGTCACATTCAGGCCGATCGCGAACATCAGGATCTGTTCAAAGGTCAGGCCGAATGTCCCGGCGGCATAGAGCCCGCCGACCGCAAACAGCGTCGAGAGCCCATCGCGATAGAGCGCGCTGGCGATCAGGAAGCGCACCAGATTGGCCTGTTGTCGAATCTGTTTCAGGGTATGCCAGAGGATCGACAGACCCCTGGTGATCTGGCGTGGCATTGGTTCGCCGGTGGGCGGCGTGTCCGGCGTGAAAAGAAAAAGCGGTATCGCGAAAACCGTGAACCACACCGCGACCAGCAGGGCCGTGGCACGCACATTCTCGGCGTTCTCCGTCGAGAAGCCGAATATCGGCGTCTCGGCCTGGACCAGCAGGAAGAGACACGCCGCAAGGCAGGCAAGGCCGCCGGCATATCCCATGGCCCATCCCCAGCCGCTGATCCGGCCGATCATGCCGGGCGGTGCGATGGTGGGCAGCATGGCGTTGTAGAAGACGGAGCCCAGCTCGAAGGCGACAGACGCGATGATGATAAGGACGAGCGCATAGATCACGAATGCGTCATCCGGCTCGGCGAACCACATCATGGCCGTTGCGGTGACGGTCACCGCCAGAAAAAAGAGGATCCACGGCTTGCGCCGGCCGCCGCGGTCCGCGATGGAGCCGAGAACGGGGCTGAGTAGCGCCACCGCCAATCCGGCAACGCCGATGGCATAACCCCAGACCGCAGCGCCGTCGGTTTCGTCGCCATAGATCCCGCGCGCGAAATAAACCGAGAAAATGAACGTGCCGATGACGGTGTTGAAGGCAGAGTTGGCCCAATCATACAGGCACCACGCTCCCAGACCCAGACGCCGGCGCGCCGGCGTCTGGGCCGCGTGACTGTCAGCAGGCGATATATCGGTGTTGCGATCGGGCACGGGGGTTCGGGCTTTCCTGGTCGATCCGAAAAACGCCCGAGACCCTACCACGGCAATTCCTGCCGCAATCACGATAAAATGCCGTGCCCGCAACCGATTCGGTCAGATGCCGCTCCCGCTGCGCGTGAACGACACCCGCGACCGGTTATTCTTCGCCTTCGTACTCGGGAAGTTCGTCGAATTCTGCCTCGGTTATCGACAGCACAACGACTTCGTTCTCCTGGTCGAACGTGATATCGGCAACATCGACCGCCTTGGTCTCGGCGCCGAGTCCCAGCAGGCCGCCGGTCTCGATGAGGATTCTGCCACCACCCTGCTGAATGACGTCTTCGACTTCGCCAAGTTCCTCACCATCGCTGCTTTCGACCGTCGCGCCGATCAGCGCCTCGGTATCCAGGTCGCCGAGAACGGTGGCACCCGCATCCGCGCCTGCTTCCGCTTCGGTATCCGTTTCGGTGCCCATATCGGCATCAGCATCCACGTCCATATCGGCGTCCGCATCGACATCGGCGCCGACGTCAGCATCGGCCTCACCGTCCGTGCTGCCTTCGGTTTCGAGCTCGGCTTCGATATCGGTTTCCGCGCCGACGCCGGCGTCGGTATCCTGCTGCGCAGCCACCAGTGAGGTGCCGGACATGGTCAGTGCCAGAGCGGACACGGCGGCGATAAGTTTGCTTCTCATTTGATCCTCCAATGCAGAGATGAACGAGAAGGCATTTGGCGCCTTCAATCATAACAACACGGAGACCACTGGATGAAGTCCATGCTCGACGAATGTTGTCACACGCTGTGACAAAAAACGTGGCTGGCGTTATTGATGGAACCTTGTCGGAGCGACTAGTAACGGCTCAGCTTTTCGTTATTTCGCATCGATCATGACGGCATTTTCTTAAAATACCGCCACGACGCGATCAGATTACTCCCCGCCGCCTAGCCATGCTTCCAGCCCGGGGAGGCCCTCCAATCCGGCCGGTGCCGCCAATGCATAGGCCAGCATCCCTTCGGCGCGATACTGGAAGGCGATGTCGTCACGTTCGATCGCGTTCTGGAAGCGACCGTCCTCACTCCAGTTGGGCTGGACGTAGAGGCTGACTTTTCGCCCCTCGTCATCGATATAGTGGAAGACCGCGCCGACCCGGCCTTCTACGGGAATAATTTCCGACGACACGAGACGGAACGAGTCCCGCGACATCGGCGGTTGGAAACTGGCTCCGCCCAGTCCTTCGGCAAGGGTCGTCAGAACCGAACTCAACCGGTCTTCGCTGATGGCGTCGCTGGCCGTATCCGGCGAATACAGATTATAGGCGGAATAGGCCTGATTCATGAAGGTCTGGGCCTGCGCTTCGGCATAGATGCCCTGAATATAGCGCGCATGCCCGATCCAGCCGCCTGCCAGAGACGCGCCGAGCAGCAGCACGGTACCCGTCGCGGCGACGGCATACCGCCTCCACCGAGTCCGGGATGCACCAGCCCCGGATTTTCCAGCACGTATATTGCCGCCCCTCGCATCGCCATCCGAAAGCAATCCCGGCCTTCCCTGCAGTGCCGCGGCCGATTCCTTCCCCGGACTCGCATTGGCGGGTTCGGCCGCAGGCTGCCCATAGATAAGGCGGCGGAGATGTTCCGGCGTTTCGGCCGGCAGTTTGCGATCGTACAGCGCCCGTAATGCCGCGCCCTGGAACCGGTAATCCTCTGCCCGAGCCATCGCCTCGGGATCGTCGCTCAACCGATATGCGGTATACGCAAGCTGCTCCGGCGCCATTTCGCCATCCAGATAGGCGTTCAGCTCGTCATCGGATATCTTGCGGGATGCGTCTGTCATTTGACCTCCCGAGCCTGCTGTTGAGTGTCGGATGCTTCCAGCCAATCCCGCAACGCGGATCGTGCCCGCGAAAGCCGGGATCGAACAGTGCCGACCGGCACATCGAGCGTCTCTGCCGCCTCCTCGTAGCCCATTCCCTCCAGACCAATCAGGAATAGGACGGTCCTTTGATCGAATGGAAGGCGCCACAATGCCGCTTCAAGATCACGCAACATAATGTGGTCGTCCTGGGTAGCTGCGGCAATGTCCGACGGCACCGTCCCGTCCTCTGTCGTCGACTCCCGCCAGCCGCGCCGTTTCCCGTTAATGAACAGATTGTGCTGAATTGTGAACAGCCATGCACGCATCTTCGTTCCGGGTGTCCAAAGATGGATTCGGCTGAGGGCCCGGACGAGCGTGTCCTGTAACAGATCATCGGCCGCCGTCGCGTCGCGGGTCAGAAACAACGCATACCGTTGCAAGTGCGGTATTTCCTGCTCAATCAGACTTTGCGGCTCGGGCATGATGTCCATGGACAGTGTCGGTGCAGCGCGGTCCGGCACGAGGTCCGTGGCGCCTGACGTGATTATCATCGTACCACGCGGTTGACAACATGTTGTCACAAGCACAGCCCACGCGGTGAACGCGCCGCAAGGGACGGCAACCGGGCACCGGCAACGTCAGCTTCTGCTATGCCGCCTTCAGGCGATGACGAACGCGATCACCGCCGCAACAAAGGCCGCCGCCAGACCGAAAACCAACCGCCCAAGGGTGGCGTGACGCATGACCCCCTCCTGTCAATCGTACTTGAATCTTTCGGCGACGATCCGATCGCCTGGCACGCCCATACCCACCAGCGCATCCTCCACCACCGTCATCATCATGGCCGGCCCGCAAACCAGATAGAGTGTGTCGCGAGGAAGTGCGTCCGGCAGACATGCGCGCAGTACGTCGGGCGTCAGATTCCCGACTTTGCCCGTCCATCCCTCGGGCGGCTCCGACAGGACCAGATCGACCCGCATGTCAAGTACAGCCGCGGCCTGCTCCAGGCGATCGCGGTACATGATCTGGGATTCCAGACGATTGCCGTAAATCAGATGAACCGGTAGCGGATAATTCGTATCGACCAGATGCGCCAGGATTCCCGCCATTGGCGCCAGCCCGACGCCCCCGGCGATCATGACCAGGCCGGCGGAATCGGCGCTCTGCGCGGCACCTTCCGGCGCGCGTCCGTCGACAGGACGATCGCGGCCAGTCGTCGTGAAGCTCCCGTGCGGGCCGTCCAGAAAAGCCCGTGTACCCGTTGCTATTTCGCCGATCCGACTGGTGAAATCACCACTTTCCTTGATGGCGAAACCGATCCTCGGCAGGGCGGATGGCGGCGTCGCTATCGAGAACGGATGCTCGGTGAGGCTATAGGGTTTGTGGCCCAGATTGAGCCAGGCGAACTGGCCGGGTGCGTGCACCGGAATCCTGCCATCGGCATGCTCCGGTTCGACGACCACCTCCCAGGTCCGGTCGGCGATCCGGCGATTTGACACGACGCGATAGGGACGGCGAGCCTTGATGACGGGCTTGACACCGTAGACGAACAGCACCGATCCGACGGCCACCGCCGTCATTGCCATCCAGTACCACGCCAGCAGCCCGGAACCGCTGTGGGTCCCGACTGCCAGAGTGTGATCCAGCGCCAGAACGGCAATAGCAACCGCGCCGACGCCATGGCTGAGGCGCCAAGCCTCGTAGCCGACCCCAAGCCGGTCGCGGAAGATGGCCATCACGACCAGGACGATCAACAGTACCCATGCGACGACACCGGTGCGGAGCCCGGTCGATGAGACCATCCCCACAAGCATCGCCCAGGCACCGGCCGGATTGTCGGGGAGCCGGGCCAAGGGGTAGAGCAATGGGTGCGCAACGATGAAGCCGAGCACGATCCACGCGGCGAGTTGATGGAAACGCATCGTGACATCGATGCCCACCTTGCCCGAAACACGCTCGAACCGTCCTGACAAGACGAACTGCACAAGCATCAGCGAGAAAGCCACCATCACAAGTCCGCCGGAAAGCGCGCGCAGAATTGGCTGGTCGCCCGCATCGCCGAACCAGGCAATGATCAACGGCAGAATGCCCAGCAGAAAATACCCGCCGATCAACGCGGCGGGCGAAAGTCCGGGCAGGTGCCGCGGGGCTTGGGTCGATGGCATGACGGCTCCGTTGCAGGTTTCGGTCGTTGCCAAACTATTGCGCCGGCCAGAGTTCGACATTGAGCAGGATCAATGTCTGACCGAGACGTCGCCCTGTTGATCGGTGGGACCGCTTTCCGCTGCCGGATCCTCAACGGGATCCGCTGCCGGCCCCACGGTTGGCCCGGATTCCGGTTCGGTCCCGTCGGCTTCGACCTCAGCCATCGACAGGGATGCCTGCGTGGAGTTGCGCGCGATCCCGACATAGCTGCCCTTCTCGTCGGATGACGGCGCCGATCGCTGACGCAGGCGGTGCAGGGTGAACAGCGTGAACACCCCGTGGACGGCCGCCGTGAATGCGAACAGGCCGCTATCGCCCAATTGGCGCATGGCCAGAGCTGCCATCGCCGGCCCGACCGCCGCGCCGATGCCATAGACGACAAGAAGGCCGCTGGAGGTCGCTACAAATTCATCCCGCGGCGTGAAATCGTTGGCATGAGAAACCGCCAGCGGATAAAGCGGGTAGATGAACAGACCATAGACGCCGACGCCGACGATCAGAACCATCGGCGACAATGCTGGCAGGAACCGCGGGCCGGCGACAAGGGCGATGCCGATCACGCTGGCAGATACCGTGCAGGCCAGCATGATCTTGCGTCGGTCGAAGATATCGGACAGCCGGCCGAGCGGAAACTGGGCCAGGGCACCACCCAGCAGGGACGCCGCCACGAACAGCGCGATCTCCGGCGTCGCAAGACCGAGGCGCTGGGCGAAAACGGCGCCCAGCGCACCGAACGCGCCATTTGCCAGGCCGACAGCCAGACACCCGCCGACGCCGACCGGCGAAATCTGATAGAGACGCCGAATATCGAGCCTGATGCGGGAAACCGTCGCCGGCGCCGCGACCTTCGACAGCGCCGTGGGAATGAGCGAACAGACAACCGCGATCGTTGTAATCGCAAAAAGCGTGAATGCCATGGGATCGGCCGCGCCCAGCAGCAGGGTCCCGGCCATCACGGCCGCCAGGTTGACGGCCATATAGAGGGAAAAAACCAGCCCGCGGCTTGTATTGGTGGCCTTTTCGTTCAGCCAGCTCTCGGTAATCATCGCCAGCCCGGCAAGGGCGAACCCGGTGATGACGCGCAGC
This window encodes:
- a CDS encoding M81 family metallopeptidase; the encoded protein is MPTNAREYVILAATTATTELEPSMRIALAGFNLESVSFLPSETSIADFEHFEAKGDAIIPRFRGTNTVMGGFIDACDAAGAEMLPIVQTEAGARGSASEAAFKHYASMIVDAIRAEAGRLDGVLLHLHGALTTPSRTDPDGDIVAMVRAAIGPDMPMMLALDYHANIDAASIGGADATFGYHYSPHIDMGETGRRAGNCLVRTLRGEIRPTTAIVKPGLMVPSILSATGLHPLAEFVEQSLRLPAEDARIIDATVFAGFSYADVPNCGFSVVVVTDGDPDLAHRTALTLSDKIFQAREALYKPGFAMEMATGVDHALAVAATADAPVVILEHADRMNDSTHILRTLVERGAKGVAVPYLWDAETARDACALGTGSVGRFMVGGKSDPRAGGPVLMEAEILWAGHKQYIGTGPLRKDSPVDLGCTAVLRSGGITVSVTEVPTTAIDEDPFRQFGMAPGDFDIVVLRSKTHFRAIWEPIAAEIVIVDTPDWGPADLLSLPYRHVPKTAYPFSAAGS
- a CDS encoding DUF4114 domain-containing protein, translating into MAEQQDGAQLTDDVINDELTALSRAALKPAAETNDAGGVSVSVNDARLETLQVLHGEDPDPAAVPAPPEGVTGSATDTPTTARGAGYPADPLGFVDPDLGAAVGGDVGTGARFSTTTAPGLESGIESGIEPGDSGTIDTLTSAARESENRGDAGRSGAAASNADLRQDSGIPAADVPPPAGTGPDDGPNTPADGSAAVPDRPQPDAAAAVPELPGFDELPALDAPGPVPVGPDALGETTLSGLDGVAPFAATVASPAVWTPSAIQSRSFSPSDLEIADLPSWQATALSVPDTPDLFADSASAPDYGMFAIPALADGPAIGLAGAGQPVQMTVPDAPDPVAFRPEINASSGLIVFDSAGEMLNPPDESETWEYLDPFSGERSHVNPEYINGTKKINNLSLEQDFPVSVTFVGEGAGHKNALGYYKIGEDGTISDVSMIWENASGANKADVLKAWQDQGADADQLAAINRIYGGINQGGDLVPGQSTVELANLSAGDSFGFFLVSNGNNNRDFREAMESGRAALSFRDADGNPAKVSGEAGTPRLTFDYVDDHGNARSGTVSNDVFHTAANGDTLGLNTSNKQQAMSGVVGEDRGELDAWGVDTGELLIGFEDLARPGGDSDFNDLVFRLNVDPVFIENLETVSTSPRVSLGHGDDGDTLNRAVVTFDQLDGAVFGFDGWNGTDSEGVLQVDGHDVAFVVDRAADGESATVEFSTAGMAPPSVFESLLDSVEIDTVNADGDTLTEGDRLVGFQVSGQGGDSDIVQSVVRVAHNPDDAVNAPSPTVIRTGPSNIEIAAEHDAAMAAWAAEKDRVEAGNDEIADAHGAVADAMVVADEAFAAYDAAHTGLTEAADAADAAIDAALGAWDVSEERAAAMETAHEQVSAAQSDVADAVNAHEAAVAVADAAHDRVADVREQAEQAIDTISTLEADARTAHDAAVAAEGVYDDAVRAVDTAEAQTATALTAAEDARSAALSARDAAMTARQAAETKADEIASARAELATLVDEASATQASIVEATDAADGDRQSIESMKATVGELQDAVGQAHGALARDPGRSDLQARYEQTIEAHDEARASLDEAVGNYNADLGRIEALNEALADQKAGIAGAEDRLAALVDDYEGLAAEAHAANAAFEAAGQQFSAADADYTAAQQELAATRAQADAAGDAAEEAWSDFGQASGAYDQAVAVFENAVVPAYEAVTAEFEAAAAAADGAADAVAAARSDFDEALAAYQEAEDAYAGALEDYRAAADAADADVDSVRAAALMADSAYEGYRDAMADAADAADAYADTVVEQGGEAPEINIAVPPETDAYKAASIIDDTEDGDRPFPDAPANDGTSDGGSDDGAADDLFTFDDGGGDAGGGDAGGDDPVFDGIGGDDGSFDCDPTGLETCV
- a CDS encoding pyridoxal phosphate-dependent aminotransferase codes for the protein MSASTPSPDSHPGSALSAVRQPILDLPKSGILDVVDYARGRDDILALWFGEGDLPTPSFICDGASRAMAEGHTFYTWQRGIPPLRDALSSYLGRLHAQPVPVDRITVTTSGMAAIMITMTALVGPGDGVAVVSPVWPNVFAAAEIAGARVTSIPAEREPSGHWTLDLDRLFAACDADPSIKAIFLNSPCNPTGWVCPAADIARLLDYARRRGLWIIADEVYGRFTYDTVSGSPAATAPSFLDIADPEDRLIVVNTFSKNWCMTGWRIGWMVTPASLGPTLEKLVQFSTSGTAPFLQYGALTALCDGEDFFQDLLARCAAARHTVVDTLAGLPSVDLAAPMGGFYAFFRVAGEPDSARLAKRLIDDAGVGLAPGVAFGPGGEDYLRLCFAGSPDLVARATKRLADALS